CATTCTCAGACTCCCTCCTGGTAGTTGGTGGTTTCACTACACAAGGAAGGGTAATATGTGATGCAAGTCTGGCATCTCAGCTGTACACTGTGCTTTCATTTTGTTACTAGGTCATAGACTCATTAAACAATCCTATCTCTAAAACTGGATTGTTTATATCATAACATAAATTTGAGGAACATTTGGCCTTCAGATTCCAGCATTTTCTGGGATTCCCCAAATCCATTATGAAATGCTCCAAACAATGTACACTACTCTGAACCTGAATGAGGGGCTCACAGGGCAGTTGCAAGTAGAATGGGTTCATTCACTTGGTAACCAAGTTGGGACCCAAAGCCTTGGGTGCAGTCTCTGTGCTGCTCTGGGTCTTACTTCTTCATTCTTAAAATGAAGGGCTTGTACCCATAGATGATCATGAGGTTCTATTCCAGCTCTAGGATATTTGACTCTACTAAGCTGCTACTGGTAAGaaaactttgggctttgtttccCTTTATTCTTGATAAAGACAAATTGCAAATACACCATCCACAAGTGATTTTACAGACCGGTTTATATCAGTATTTTCTTGGCAGGACTCTGAAGTGGTTCCCTCTACCACTGTGATGTATAAGACTAGCTATGGGGACTATACCTTCAAACTTAACTTCAGCCCAGCATGCTGATATTAAGCTACTTGAGGTAGAGCTGGTTCATGTAATAATCAGAAGGAAGTACAATATATATATTGTCCACCAACTTCCGCCcaccacagaaatagagaaatgagGTTTTCTGAGAGGTAGTTGCTACATTTACCATAAGTGTTCAATTTCTTCAATAGTCTGgttaattccccccccccccccccatagttGGTGTCATGCAAGAATCTAGTCACACTGACTAGAATCGAAGGATACTGGGTGACCAGAGAATCTGAAGTCTGAAATTTATCAGTCCTGCCCTGAGCAACAGAGCCTTGATTGGTGTAAACTACTTGAGCAGGTAAGAGTGATCACTTACTTTTagcttaaaaattaattctataaAAACTCTAACaggactaaaatatttaaattttgaaaactgatCATCAGagtctttccccctcctttctgtTTGGAAGTATTTGCTAGTGTGAAATAGCAAAGTGAGGCGACAGTAATAGGAGATAGCAGATGCTGTGTGAGGTGGGCTAGTTTGAAATGAGGAGAATACGATTTGTAAATATAGAAGCACTATTACCTTTTCAGATTTTAATATATAGTGCATTATTTACACAAGGCAGGGgtgctatttttctttaatatcacCAAAAAGAaagctccatttctttttttttttttttttggaagctccatttcttatataaaaatttactcagaacaaataaatttttcttaggaaattaactggcttatttcactatctgactgttttttaaatcactcaAGTTTCAGATTAGgctttatatatttacaaatgatagtATACTAACTGCAACCAAATTCCAATTTGCTAGGCTGCACTGGATTCAGATACAAACTTGCTCTGAAGCATGTGGATGGTTTTCTAAGTAAAaactgcaaagaaataaaatgattgacACTGGTAGACATCAATTAACAATCTCCATATTTGAGTGTAGAGACACTGTACAGCCCTCTAGTTTTCAAGTCCTTGTGTGGGGATTGcttggtttaaaaaattattaaaaagttctAACAGTGTATTTGGAAAAACCCCTATTTCTGTAATCCAAGATGCAAAACTTAAAACAGTGACTATGAAGAGGGGTAGAGTGGTGAAAGAGCTCTGAGGGGCTGGGGGCATACAAGAAGGCAGCATATGGCATCTCAGAAGGCAGATGCGtagaaatacttttttgtttatcaaaagacagaatgtgattaaaaaaagatttagagaatCCCCACTCTagatttttataaaagagaatgtgGTTATCTAGAAAGCTATGGTGATAAACACAGAGAAATGTGGCACATTCTGAATAGAGCTCATGATTCTTACTTGACCAGAATCCAAAAACTTGTTATTCCTACCTGAAAGAAATaagcaatgaacaaaataacGAAAAAGAGTTTGTATACCATTTGATGCAagaaagattttttgttttttaaaaagaaagacatttaaattaaaaggacatttgatttaaaaataagacataggGGTGGCTTGGTTGACTCTGTTGGAAGAGTATGTGAcacttgatctcggggtcctaaaTTCAAGAGCTCtgtgttggatgtagagattactacaacaaataaaaataagacataaaaaagcaaaaccatgcCTGCATTTCTGCTATGactaaaatagcttttaaaaaatattctctggaactctaataaaaaaaatcatattctctGAAAAACCCAGGTACTAAATTATACACAAAGACACATGAGGGCACTCTAACCACCAAGCACAGTAACTATGGTTTTGAGATGGAATTTtgaagtaaacttaaaaaaaaattgcagtatGGTAGTTTAGcattaaatacatgaaataagaAATTACTGATGTCTTTTGGTAAAGACCTTGGGATTTTGGTGTCTATCCTTGGTTACTATACTTGCCTTTTGTTCGATTCAGGATCTTATCTGAGTATTTGTTTGTGTAGAGTTAAGTTTActtctgaaaaatgaaatgagatgattCTAATAGTATTAGATTATAGAGAGGTGCTTTGACTTTATCACAAAAAGACaccattttgaaaagtatttatgTACAGTTTGTGTACAATTAAGGTGataattaaaaatcagttttcaaaaaaaaataaaaatcagttttctatTAAGGTGGTCACAAAATACTTGGGCAACACTTTCCTTTGGTCAGTATGTATTGCTTGCATgtgccttaaaatattttaattacccTTCTAGGCAAAAACCAATCAAAGTGATAAATCTCAGGTATTTAACTATTTatatcaaattttgttttttagagaaaggTTCTATCTACAATCAACTCTTGCTTTTACTTCCACTGGACAACCGTGATAGAAAAGGTAAGAAAGTATCTATACTCTCCCTTACCATccaatacatttacattttatttcatccaaTGCTTTTCAGAAACTATTCAGTTTAAATACCatctataattttaatattaagcaTCTGCAATTCTATTCTAGCTCCTGAGACAAAATTCAAGAAAATCTGATATAAATGAGTAACAACTCAACGTGTATTCAACCATCCAGAATCTCTTCCATGGCTTTACCAATCATTTATACCTTCCTTTGCATCGTTGGTCTCtttggaaattctctctctcagtgggtatttttaacaaaaatagcCAAGAAAACATCAACGCACATCTACCTAGCACATCTTGTGACTGCAAACTTACTTGTGTGCAGTGCCATGCCTTTCATGGGTATCTATTTCCTCAAAGGTTTTCAATGGGAATATCGATCTGCACAATGCACGGTGGTCAATTTTTTGGGAACTCTATCCATGCATGCAAGTATGTTTGTCAGCCTCTTAATTTTGAGTTGGATTGCCATAAGCCGCTATGCTACCTTAATGAAAAAGGATTCAGTACAAGAGACCACTTCGTGCTATGAGAAAGTATTTTATGGTCATTTACTGAAAAAATTTCGCCAGCCCAATTTTGCTAGAAAACTGTGTGTTTATATATGGGGGGTTGTACTAGGCATAATTATTCCAGTTATCATATACTACTCAATTGTAGAGGCTACAGATGGAGACGAGAATGTGTGCTATAATCGGCAGACAGAACTAGGTGCCGTGATCTCACAGACTGCAGGCCTCATTGGAACCACACTTATCGGATTTTCATTTTTAGTCGTACTAACATCATACTACTCTTTTGTCAGCCATCTGAGAAAAATAAGGACCTATACATCCATTATGGAAAAAGATCTGACTTACAGTTCTGTGAAAAGGCATCTTCTGGTCATCCAGGTTCTACTAGTAGTTTGCTTCCTTCCATATAGCATTTTTAAACCCATTTTTTATGTTCTACACCAAAGAGAGAACTGTCAGCAACTGaattatttaatagaaataaaaaacatcctCACCTGTCTTGCATCAGCCAGAAGTAGCACAGATcccattatatttctgtttttagataAAACGTTCAAAAAGACACTATATAATCTCTTTACAAAATCTGATTCCCCACATATACAACCCTATGGATGACTTCTGAGTAGAAGACACCACCAAAATAGAAAAGTGTTTATAGGGCTATTAGGGATACAGAACTATGTGATTAACAGGTCACAGCTTGCTTGATAGCAGGCACTAAGaaaatttctttggttttataaataatcataaaatttactTCACAGCTCTACTAATACTGCAAGTTGGGTTGGCAGAGACTCTCAGAGGCAAAAGTCAAGCATATAAAAGGATCTCACTGCATATGAAAGCAACAGactattttctctttaaactcAACTGTGTATGCTTTTATTTAGAACACAACATGTCATGACTGTAGGATAAAGCAGCAAATGGCTTAGGACTTTTCTGCTTTCTAGTAGTTGCAATATAAGGGCCTATCTATGGCTAGTGTTTTATTGgtaactttaaaaatgagtaaaagaaaaaaagtgaatcagAATTATCTCGCTTAAGTCTTATCTAGATGTGTGACTAACAGAATGTAAAAATCCAAGGTTTTATAAACGTATTATCTTGTATCATCTGTTCATGTTATTGTGAGAAgcaatattcattcattccagtATTTATTAAACcagtgtttttataaatatacttaaatattcaGGTTAGGCTTGGTCAAAATAAAGAGCAAATGTCATCACATGCCTATCTGCATCACATCTTGTAAATTTCCCTCTGTATTTAATATAAGTAACGTGATTAACGACAAATGGTACCTGGCATATAGATATGTTCAATtactttttctgaaaatagaTGAAGGAATAATAAGGGCAGCATAATAGTCTTGTTGTTGAAAGACTGGTCTCTGGAGTTAGATTCCCTGGGTTCAATCCTAGCTGAACCTCTTATTCAGCCAGACAATCCTAAATTACTACCTTCTTAAGGTGTTAATGTCGTCATTtgtagaatgaaaaaatatgtaattcatGGGTACTATTATTAAATCAGATGATGTTACTATTCTGAGTAGCTGTCATTCACTAAGCatgtgctatgtgccaggcactctgcttaTATACTTTGCATGTATTTCAATCATCATGACCATAAAGGATGCCAATCTGCTAATGAAAAAACTGAAGTGCATAGATAAGTCACCTCATTTTTCTCcaatatctaaataaatacttaaaccATAAGCATTTCTCAGTCATTTCTTTGTTTCACATAATCTTGTCAGGAAGATAAATGATGGGGGCTACACTCTGTGCTATgtacaatctaattaaaaaatttttttaatgtgttttttcccAAAAAGATCATAAGTGCCTTTTGAGCTGTAGTCTGCTTTCAATTTCTACACCCACGGTACTTGCGTTCTCTACTCAgataagaagcaaacaaacagagTTAAATGAAACTGAAGTTGAATAAACGTTAAGGGTAACCTGTTACTTCATTAGAGACTGCTTAAAGACTCATTTATTCTCCTCGTGGTAATTTATTTGGTGCTCAGAAAGAAGTTTAAAGTAAGTTCACATAGCACTTCCAAGCCTTTAGTCTCATACCATGTTTTGTTCCtgaattaaaaatgtagaaacaatACACTGTGCAGATTCCCCAAGAGCCATTTGTTCAATGTCACTAGAGGTTTTTCCAGCACATCTgcataaatttcattaaaaaagaatagaaaacaaacagtaaatattccctctgcccctctttttaAGTTCCATAGTTaactgagagaagaaaatgttcagaaaaaaagtttgaagaaaaTGCATGCTGGCTGCAAATGTTTACAGTGTATATCTATTCTTTTATAGCAGCAATCTGATTTCTAGCAGATTAATTTGCAGATGCAAAAGCAGACCTGGGAACTCTAGTTCCCTAAGTACAGGTTGTAAACAGAGGTGTCcaatcattgttttcattttacatgaGTGATCCAGTATTAATCTCACCGCAGTTAGGAgtttaaaatcattattaaaaatatcactttattttGCCACGgctttaattaaaagataaaaaatattatcaaagtaGAGtttcctacatttaaaaaaggcaggaaaagaggtATGCAATTTCTCTTTAagttagccattctgatagaaaACTCCCATTTTAATTCTCTGTACTGAGCTTATTATCACCATGTTTATCTTCACATCATAGATACTTCCCTGAACAGGTTAACTGTGaattatgttgaattttttttgtgtgttgttgaCAAACTGCCTGTTTAATGTTATGGTgagtattttttatgaaatactaCTTTCTAAATTACTCTAAAGTGTGGATTTCAGAAAAACTGtgctcaaaatttttttattattatagttgaCATGTCATGTtatatgttatattagtttcgggtgcacagcatagtgattcaacaattctatacattactcaatgctcattcCGGTAGGTGTAGCCACCATTTGTGACCATACAATGTTACTACAATATTACTGGCTATATTCCCTATCCTGTACTTTTTATCTCTATGACTcgttcatcttataactggaagtttgtatctcttaacccccttcacctattttgcccattccctTGCTCCCTTGcgctctggcaaccactaatttgagaaaaacaatgtttttaatggGTGAGTTAGAATTAAACATAATTTCAGAAGCCCCAAGCTTTGGCTTATTTGCTAACGAGATTATATCTTAACTACAGAAAGCAGGCAGACAAATGTTTTCCCTTTAATCCTTTCCATATACACACTCTCATTAAGGTGGCTTTCAAGCTACTAATTGGGAAGACAATCATTAAGACCAGATAAACCAACTTCCGGATAGACTACTCAACCTGGAACAGCTTCTACTTCCTAGGTGGAAGAGGAAGATGTCAAACTCCTTTATTTGGTAAGGGCTCTCCCAGCCTGTCCCTGGCCTTGCAGTCTGCAGGGTGGGGGCTGTTAGGAACAAATGTGGGAAGACAAGCTGAATGGAAATCTAGCTTGGCAGACCGCAAAGGCAGCACAGAAGGACACTGGACTGGTAATTTGCTAAGCATATCAATCCTGCAGTCTAATGCTAGAGACCTTCCTCTGACTGCCCCCAAATTGAAACTGAATTGATATCAGTAGGAAGAGTTATGACAGCTAGAAAGGTTTTATtcctgacaggaaaaaaaaaaatgctttggccATATCATTCATGCTTGCTGCCCTAGCTCAGAAGGAGAGGAGCAGTGAAAGAATTCACATCTgataagcaaaagaaacagccattcttttttttaatcttttttttttttaaagtaatctctacccccaacatggggtctgaactcatgaccccaagatcaaaagagttgcatgctccaccaactgagccagccaggcaaccctcattcttttttttctaaatcaagtagttgattttttttgaagGGTGGAGTGGGAAAATAGAAGCACAACAATTAGAAACACAAGACAAATTTAAGATCTTATAATTCATGAGAGATTTCTCTAGGTCTAATTGTTAAAACCCCACATTCAAGCCGAACACATACATTATGTTCAACAACCTTCGAAAGTAATTCTGAAGATGAATTGGAGCCCCtcttataataaagaataaaccCATTTTCATCTTCATGAGAATTTCAATTTCTCTATACAACATGCGGGACTTCTTGGAAGTTGGGAGTAAGAGACGTGGAAGAAGTGTCAGCAACCAAGAGCAATAGGGGAAGAAATACTGTACGGAATCTGTACTGCCATGGCAACTGGTGTGATGTGACAAACACCTGTTTGTAAAAGTCTGGCCCTCCGCAGGTGAAAGGGGAACTGAGAGCAGAAGGGGACCAAAGAGCAGCCAGGCGTATTCACCAGTTAGGAGGAAAATCATTTCAAGGAAGAGCATACAGAAATGCTTGGGCGGAAGCTTCTGGCTGAGTGTCTATGACTGTCTGGCTATGGGGTTTTGCACAGTTCTGAGAACTAAACACTGAGCCCCCAAACCTCCTGGGCACAGGTCCCACTCGGAATAGAAAGTGATTGTGTGCAGGTCCATTTGCATTTAGAGAAGTGGTGTCACTTCAACTTCGGCTGTTAAAATTGGATGTCAGGAGGTCAGAGCGACAGAAAGTTCTAAGAATGCTTTGCCTCTCCATGTCCAGGTGATGCCATGTAAAGCTGTCTCCAGGAGTTAGGGGAGACAAGAAAGACCCACTGACTTTTAATGCTTAACAGAGCCAATGCAGGCAGGCAAGGAGCCAGGCTTTGCATTTACCTTGGCAACTGTGCCAGTTCTTTTTAGAGTTCTTTTAATTTCGGggtgagaggaagaaaagagaaagacatgaAACATAATGAAAGTTTTCACATCCTCTCacaagaaaaagaggaataaaagggaagaggacagaaaaaaaagagcatacaTGCCTTAATTAATGCCTGTGGGGAGGTAAAGCAGGAACAGTGTAGTATTATACAGTGGGTCTTAACCAGGGGTGATTTTTGTGCCCTAGGGGACATTCTGTccatctggagacatttctgatTGTCACAACTAAGGAGAAATGCTAGTGGTATGGTAGTGCATAGAGGCAATAATACAAAGAACAGCCTCCCATAACAAAGTACCTGACCCAAAATGTCACTGGTGTGGGATGTTTGGGAGTTGGGAGAAACCTGTACTATAATGATATGCTTCCCTGACTTTCAAAGGATTACACAATTGCTTTTCACACAATTTTTGCTTCTCCAAAGCAAGTTCTCACTGCAGGTCATGAGGTACCACATACTCCAATCTAACTTAGATATGACCAAACATTTTAAGATTGAATTATAatgatttcaaaaagaaatgcctatcaagttaagaaaaaaagtattactaATCAATAAAATGCCAGGACCTTTGGCATTAGGACCAAAACCTAATGCTTTGGGTTCAGTGCCAAGGAttatgagagagaaggaaagggagagaatattcTTGGTGAGTTGAAACAGATGATTAAGTAATCTAAATTCTTCTAAAAGGAATTAAACATTGCAGTGctctcatattttctttagttaaGTGAAAGGGAAGAACACTTTGACAAAAACAAACTATAGAAACCAAAGCCTCTACACAAATGAAATCTACACATAGGCCAGTCACTGAACATAGGATACCTGAATGTGAAGAAAAGCTAATAGGCTGTTTTATTAACAAACATATTAGCAACACGTCAAATTGAAGTTTGACATTATTAGCTGTGTGAGATGTACCATTATTAAAGTTTTAGAATGACCACTATGTTGGAAACCTCTTGTGACAAGGTCCTGAATAAAGTTACCTTGGGTTACCCGAGTTACTGAAGTTGTATTAGCAAATCCTGTTGGTACAACTTTCAGAATATATCTGGAAACTTTGTCTTTACCCCTTCCATCATTACCACTCTAGCCCTGCCAGGCAGGACCATCTCTTGTTTGCCTGCTTCCACCTGTGAGCCCCTGGTTCACTGCATCACCAACAAAGCAATGTACTGCTGTTACCGTGGAAAGTCAGATCATAGGTTGCTCAAAATTCTCCAGGGAATCCTCATTTCACTCAGAATAGAAGTCAaagcccctccctctctcctcctttcctctctaaCCTCATCTACCTACCCACTCTTCTCATGGCTTATTTTACCCcaagccacactggcctccttgatATTCTGCAAATAGGTCTGTTATGCTCCTGCTTTTAgtgcctttgcactggctgttccttgTACCCAGAATGCTCTGGATATCTGTCAGCTCACCTTCTCTCCTCCTGTGAGTCCTTGCTCAGATGTCAGCTTCTCAATATGGCCTGCTCTGACCACTCTGTTTAAAACTGCAACCCCTTCTCTAAGCAGTCCCTATCCCTTTggctgctctttttttctccagcaGTACATTTCATCTCCTAACCTACCATATAGTTGACTTATTTATGCTCATTGGTTAGTGTTGGTGTCCCTGAACTAGAAAAGTCAGTTTGCTCCATGGGGGCAGTGATTCTGTCTGTTTTGCTCATTGATCTAGCTCTGGTTCCTAGATAGTGCCCAATACACAGGAAGCACTCGATGCATAGTTTTGGATGAGTGTCTTAAGAAAAATTTACTCAAATTCAAAATTGCTGAGTAGCTAAACGTGGGTATTCCATTTACTCATACAAAATGTGTAGATTCAggtactgaaatattttatatataatataatatatgatataaagGATATCAACATCAATGTGTGCTCTGTATTGTGTCCACCTGCCAACTGAACGATGGTACCAGAAAGTTGGTTTCTTCTTACTTGAGGTTTGAGAATTACTTCTATCTTCTCTTCCTCAGCACATTCCTGGGTGTTTCCTCAAAATTATTTGGCATGTGCCTTaggaataataaacaaataaaatctaatgcAAAACTAAATTTGAGCCTTTCTGTGAAATGCCCTCTTATCTTTATGTAACTACCCCATGATGCAAATGTGACCTCCATGAAACTTCTCTGGCTCTTTTAATGCTATTTCCCCACCCTCTACCTTGGACAATAATGGTTTTGCTTGTCCGTAAAGGTGGCCATAGACAAGTTCTTATCCTTGTGCACATACATCACTCTTTCAAACAGAAGGTACAATCTATTTTTTCTCCTCCTGAATCCAGGCTAGTCTTGTAACCTATTGGTCAACATAATGCAGAGAACATGACACAGTTGTCAGCTTCAGGCCAAGGCTTCAAGAGGCCTGGCAACTTCCATTTTTGCTTATTTGGGGCCGTTAGACATTGTCCTGCTTAAGAGGGGGCCCCATGAAGatagagagagggcaggaggagggagggagggaggagtacCTTGAATGAGAGACTACGAAGAGGGCCCAGCCAGCTCCCAGCTGTTGTGGTCACTTCAGCTGACATGCCACAAGAGTGAAGCCTGTGTGGGGACTAGCCATGCTACCTGAGCCCACAGTCTGTCAAATAGAATTGAGCAGTCCCCCATCAAGCTCTGCCCCAAACTGCAGAACTGTGAGCAAATAATTGGCA
The Vulpes vulpes isolate BD-2025 chromosome X, VulVul3, whole genome shotgun sequence genome window above contains:
- the GPR82 gene encoding probable G-protein coupled receptor 82, which encodes MSNNSTCIQPSRISSMALPIIYTFLCIVGLFGNSLSQWVFLTKIAKKTSTHIYLAHLVTANLLVCSAMPFMGIYFLKGFQWEYRSAQCTVVNFLGTLSMHASMFVSLLILSWIAISRYATLMKKDSVQETTSCYEKVFYGHLLKKFRQPNFARKLCVYIWGVVLGIIIPVIIYYSIVEATDGDENVCYNRQTELGAVISQTAGLIGTTLIGFSFLVVLTSYYSFVSHLRKIRTYTSIMEKDLTYSSVKRHLLVIQVLLVVCFLPYSIFKPIFYVLHQRENCQQLNYLIEIKNILTCLASARSSTDPIIFLFLDKTFKKTLYNLFTKSDSPHIQPYG